TGCCTCTATCGTGTACGGGTCTTGCATCCAGTGGGGGCTATCAAGAGCCCTGGCTAGCGGCTGACGAGTTTCCGCCGTGCCAGGACCGCCCTTGGTCGGGAGTCTCGTGCGGCTCATCGTCGAGGAAGCGCTGCGCCGGGGCAACTCTGTCTGGTGGCGACCCCGGGGATTCTGCATGGTCCCCGCGATTCGGGACGGCGAGCGGGTTCTCGTCGCGCCGGTCAGCTCGCGAGCGCTTCGCATCGGGGACATCGTGCAGTACGCGTCCCCGGACGGCCTGCGGGTCCATCGCCTCCTCGGGCGGCGGCGCGATCCGAGCGGTGAGACCCGGCTCGTGCTCGGCGGGGACAACTCCGAAGAACCGCTCGAGGTGGCGCGCCCCGCCGACCTGCTGGGGCGGGTCGTCGCCGTGGAACGGGAGGGGCGGGTCACACGCCTCGACTCGTGGTGGAAGAGAAGGGTCGGCCTCGTCAGGGCATGGACGCGGCGGGTGCGCCGCCCTGGGAGGGTAGTCGGGCCATGAAGTGGATGGTCATCGCGCTCGGGATCGCGGCCGGCCTTCTGCTCGCCGGGTCTCCCGGCGCCCAGGCGGCCCTGTCCCAGATCCAGGTGACGCAGACGGTGAAGGTGGGGCGTCATCCGAGCGGCGTGGCGATCGACCCCGGTCTCTCGGTGGCGGTCACCGCCAACCAGAACGGCCGGT
This window of the Candidatus Methylomirabilota bacterium genome carries:
- a CDS encoding S24/S26 family peptidase is translated as MPGPPLVGSLVRLIVEEALRRGNSVWWRPRGFCMVPAIRDGERVLVAPVSSRALRIGDIVQYASPDGLRVHRLLGRRRDPSGETRLVLGGDNSEEPLEVARPADLLGRVVAVEREGRVTRLDSWWKRRVGLVRAWTRRVRRPGRVVGP